The following coding sequences lie in one Metallumcola ferriviriculae genomic window:
- the flgL gene encoding flagellar hook-associated protein FlgL gives MRVTNKMIKMNSLDSLQQNLNKLSRLQDQLGSGKNISRPSDDPILATRAMDLNGTLAEITQYTKNVDDNISWLDFTDSSLNDVTNIIHRSKELAVEGASDALAEGSRDAIAAEVDQLIEQLVSIGNSSLGGRYIFAGFKTKGDNPFQRTGDTVSYNGDSGKIRREISPGVEMAVNVTGKEVFMDSGIFDTLTELKDALNNADTDKITSDVIGQLEDSLDKVLTGRSEMGAKSRRMELAKERISRDEINFKNLLSQFQDIDVAEIAVELQMQQNIYQTALSAMAKTIQPSLINFLR, from the coding sequence ATGCGTGTTACGAATAAGATGATTAAGATGAATTCCTTGGACAGTCTTCAGCAAAACCTCAACAAGCTTAGCAGGTTGCAGGACCAACTTGGTTCGGGTAAAAATATCTCCAGGCCGTCTGATGATCCTATTCTGGCCACCCGGGCGATGGATTTAAACGGGACTTTAGCGGAGATCACTCAATACACAAAAAATGTGGATGATAACATTTCTTGGCTTGATTTTACGGATTCTTCTTTAAATGATGTAACAAATATTATCCATAGATCTAAGGAATTAGCTGTTGAAGGTGCCAGTGATGCACTGGCAGAAGGTTCACGGGATGCGATTGCGGCGGAAGTAGACCAATTAATTGAGCAGCTGGTTTCAATAGGCAATTCATCCTTAGGTGGTAGATACATATTTGCCGGTTTTAAAACCAAAGGGGACAACCCATTCCAAAGAACTGGCGATACTGTTAGTTACAATGGTGATAGCGGCAAGATAAGAAGAGAGATTTCTCCCGGTGTGGAAATGGCCGTTAATGTTACCGGTAAAGAAGTATTTATGGACAGCGGTATTTTTGATACATTAACGGAACTAAAGGATGCTTTAAATAATGCCGACACCGATAAGATTACATCCGATGTAATTGGACAACTTGAGGATTCGCTGGATAAGGTTTTAACGGGCAGGTCTGAAATGGGCGCAAAATCTCGGCGGATGGAATTAGCTAAGGAAAGAATATCAAGGGATGAAATAAATTTCAAGAACTTGCTTTCTCAGTTTCAGGATATTGATGTGGCGGAAATTGCTGTTGAATTGCAAATGCAGCAAAACATCTATCAAACGGCTTTGTCGGCAATGGCTAAAACCATTCAGCCCAGTTTGATTAACTTCTTAAGATAA
- the fliD gene encoding flagellar filament capping protein FliD, translated as MPLRIGGLASGMDIDSIVKDLMKAERIPLDRLKQEQQTLQWKQDEYRDINKSLYALRDEVFSLRLPSTFDAKTATSGNSSVAEVSANAAAVAGTYEISVSNLAKAAYKTSTVETAAYTTGATLEQQFGFGATAADKTLAFTINGTEFSFDATQDSVYTVVKTINEYKDATGNGLGVTASYDADLKRFFLMSDNTGAGQQIDVKDTVAVNGNTLMGFALHIDKSQIAVGEDAQFTLNGTALSKSSNQFTINAVTFNLKGISNQDAGGNPVPSTVMVSADTEAVFNSIKDFVELYNETMEDINTELQEKRYRDFPPLTESQKEGMSDKEIELWEEKAKSGLLQNDPILNKVVSDLRKGISDIVENIGGSYTNMTEIGITTGSWYELGKLHLDEGKLQKALNDDVQGVKDLFTNDSAVDNEQGIGIKLYDAIINATKRLIDKAGSQTGFTTVDNSYIGKKLSSLDDRIDKWEDRLLDVEDRYWKDFSRMEQAIQQMNAQSAWLAQQFNSGGA; from the coding sequence ATGCCTTTAAGAATAGGCGGGTTGGCAAGCGGTATGGATATTGACAGCATCGTGAAGGACTTGATGAAGGCTGAGCGAATCCCTCTAGATAGGTTGAAACAAGAGCAGCAAACACTGCAATGGAAGCAGGACGAATATCGTGATATCAACAAATCATTATATGCTTTGAGAGACGAGGTGTTTTCTCTTAGACTGCCTTCCACTTTCGATGCTAAGACTGCCACATCGGGTAATTCGAGTGTTGCGGAGGTTTCCGCCAATGCTGCAGCAGTAGCAGGTACTTACGAGATTTCCGTATCCAACCTTGCGAAGGCGGCTTATAAGACCAGCACCGTTGAGACTGCTGCTTATACTACTGGGGCAACATTAGAGCAGCAATTTGGTTTCGGCGCCACCGCTGCTGATAAGACGCTGGCTTTCACCATTAATGGCACGGAGTTTTCTTTTGATGCGACTCAAGACAGTGTTTACACGGTTGTAAAGACGATAAATGAGTATAAGGATGCTACCGGGAATGGTTTGGGAGTGACGGCTTCCTATGATGCCGACTTGAAAAGATTTTTCTTGATGAGCGATAACACCGGCGCCGGTCAGCAAATAGATGTGAAAGATACGGTTGCTGTTAATGGAAACACTTTAATGGGATTTGCACTGCACATCGACAAATCCCAGATAGCTGTAGGCGAAGATGCTCAATTTACCTTAAACGGGACAGCGCTCTCTAAGTCTTCTAACCAATTTACCATTAATGCAGTTACCTTTAACTTAAAAGGTATCAGCAATCAGGATGCAGGCGGAAATCCAGTTCCATCTACTGTTATGGTCAGTGCAGATACCGAGGCTGTTTTTAACAGCATTAAAGACTTTGTAGAGCTTTATAACGAAACTATGGAAGACATTAATACTGAATTACAAGAAAAAAGGTACAGGGACTTCCCACCACTTACTGAAAGTCAAAAGGAAGGAATGTCCGACAAAGAGATAGAGCTCTGGGAGGAAAAAGCCAAGAGCGGTCTGTTACAAAATGACCCTATTCTCAATAAAGTTGTGTCGGACTTACGTAAAGGGATATCTGATATTGTAGAAAACATCGGTGGCAGTTACACCAACATGACTGAAATAGGCATTACTACCGGGTCTTGGTATGAGTTGGGGAAGCTTCACCTTGATGAAGGTAAGCTGCAAAAAGCACTTAACGATGATGTGCAAGGTGTTAAGGATTTATTTACCAACGATAGTGCGGTAGATAATGAACAAGGTATTGGTATCAAGCTTTATGATGCGATTATTAATGCCACTAAGCGTCTGATCGATAAGGCCGGCAGCCAAACCGGGTTTACTACCGTAGATAACAGCTATATCGGTAAAAAACTAAGCAGCTTAGATGATAGAATTGATAAATGGGAGGATAGGCTGCTGGATGTAGAGGACCGGTATTGGAAGGATTTCTCCAGGATGGAACAGGCTATTCAGCAAATGAACGCCCAGAGCGCGTGGCTGGCCCAGCAGTTTAACAGCGGTGGTGCTTAA
- a CDS encoding protein-glutamate methylesterase/protein-glutamine glutaminase — MVKRTEPIKVLVVDDSAVMRNILTQILNDDAAIRVVGIARNGQDALQKLSRLSPDVVTMDVEMPVMDGLTAVKKIMAVNPVPVIMLSGLTARGTRETIEALEAGAVDFITKPAPGAGVEDLASTLTTKVKGAASAAVQKCTSGGRQDVIPVRSYSQTGLFSVVIIGTSTGGPSALQQVIPKFPRTFSVPIIVVQHMPPGFTGPLAERLDKSSELKVKEAANGDEVMRGTVLVAPAGKQLLLEKNAGTVKILLKDNVNYQTLFKPSVDVTMTSAANTFQSRTLGVILTGMGNDGTQGATLIKEKGGTVIAQDEESCVVYGMPRAVFEAGQTNAVFPLVKISQEVIRLV, encoded by the coding sequence ATGGTAAAGCGAACTGAACCAATCAAGGTTTTGGTAGTGGACGACTCTGCGGTAATGAGAAACATTCTAACACAGATTTTAAATGACGATGCGGCCATTAGGGTAGTGGGTATTGCTCGCAACGGCCAAGATGCGCTGCAAAAGTTGAGCCGGTTAAGTCCAGACGTAGTCACAATGGATGTAGAAATGCCGGTAATGGATGGATTAACTGCGGTAAAAAAAATAATGGCCGTTAATCCCGTGCCTGTTATTATGTTGAGCGGACTAACAGCAAGAGGGACACGGGAAACGATAGAAGCTTTGGAAGCTGGTGCAGTAGACTTTATCACTAAACCGGCACCAGGGGCCGGTGTGGAAGATTTAGCGAGTACCTTAACTACTAAGGTAAAAGGAGCAGCATCCGCCGCCGTACAGAAATGTACATCAGGTGGTAGACAGGATGTGATACCTGTACGCTCATACTCCCAGACAGGCCTTTTTTCGGTTGTGATCATAGGTACCTCTACAGGCGGGCCTTCAGCGCTGCAACAGGTCATACCTAAATTCCCGCGAACGTTCTCTGTGCCTATCATAGTGGTGCAGCATATGCCGCCGGGATTCACGGGTCCTTTAGCAGAAAGACTTGATAAGAGCAGTGAATTAAAGGTTAAAGAGGCAGCCAACGGGGATGAGGTAATGCGCGGCACTGTTTTGGTCGCCCCAGCGGGAAAACAGCTTTTGCTTGAAAAAAATGCTGGCACTGTCAAAATTTTATTGAAGGATAACGTTAACTATCAAACTTTATTTAAGCCGTCAGTGGATGTAACAATGACATCTGCAGCCAATACTTTTCAATCACGAACTTTGGGTGTCATTTTAACTGGAATGGGGAATGACGGAACGCAGGGTGCCACATTGATTAAGGAAAAAGGCGGTACAGTGATTGCCCAAGACGAAGAAAGCTGCGTGGTATACGGGATGCCTAGAGCTGTTTTTGAAGCAGGCCAGACAAATGCCGTATTTCCCTTAGTAAAAATTTCTCAAGAAGTTATTAGGTTAGTGTAA
- a CDS encoding flagellar protein FlgN — translation MEQTFEELMGALKKEREIIDELVELAETETQLLINSDVQGLMQLVNTQQQAGNKLANLEKERLVLEKRLAGELSFEDENVRLTELIKAAGVSVPAGLQFLAEGMKKRYYQLGALNETNKLLIKQSLGYANKMLSVILPQRKTTYQESGAVKLANNASRLDQTV, via the coding sequence ATGGAGCAGACCTTTGAAGAATTAATGGGAGCATTAAAAAAGGAACGAGAAATTATTGACGAGCTGGTTGAGTTGGCAGAAACTGAAACCCAATTGCTTATTAACTCTGATGTTCAAGGATTGATGCAGCTGGTAAATACACAGCAGCAGGCAGGTAATAAATTGGCAAATTTAGAAAAGGAACGGCTGGTTTTGGAAAAGAGATTGGCGGGGGAACTTTCTTTTGAAGACGAAAATGTTCGCTTAACTGAACTGATTAAAGCAGCCGGTGTAAGCGTACCTGCGGGACTTCAGTTTTTGGCGGAAGGCATGAAAAAGCGTTATTACCAACTGGGTGCCTTAAATGAAACTAATAAATTACTTATTAAGCAGTCTCTTGGCTATGCCAATAAGATGTTATCAGTGATATTACCCCAACGGAAAACTACTTATCAGGAAAGTGGTGCCGTTAAGTTAGCTAACAATGCATCTAGACTTGACCAAACTGTTTAG
- the flgK gene encoding flagellar hook-associated protein FlgK — MSSSFFGLNIALKGLQAQQKGMEVTGHNIANANTEGYSRQQAVLVQDRSIEIGDLRLGTGVDVATVRRMRDDFLDAQSQSNNTQLGFWEAKQDMLGQVELTYMEPSDNGLANMMTQFWDGWQELSKNPENSAVRVSLVQNANALASGINKVHSDLTNIVESIEDSAGKTVQDINTKLDQIAQLNGQIRSSQTGNQAPNDLLDKRTLLIDQLSQLVGIQVQPTESGMVDIYVGGRPLVSGTDFQGLTLDRNDAGIEVKWAGAPTEDLTISGGKLKGLLDVRQEIKDTYLNNLDTLAAVLIDKVNTLHRSGFDLTDDVDNTGNNFFESLPSPTPDNYSAAANIKVSDQILNDPGKLAAASLADSAGDGSIALEIAQLKQAAVLNGDTATFDEFYTDDISRLGVNAQEANRMVENIDAMKQQLQVRQEAVAGVSLDEEMTNLMQYQHAFSAAAKVVSAIDEMLNVLINRMG, encoded by the coding sequence ATGAGTTCTTCTTTTTTTGGTTTGAATATCGCACTTAAAGGGCTGCAAGCCCAGCAAAAAGGAATGGAAGTGACCGGTCATAACATTGCCAACGCCAATACGGAGGGCTATTCTCGACAGCAGGCAGTTCTGGTTCAGGACCGTTCCATTGAGATCGGGGATTTGCGTCTCGGCACCGGAGTGGATGTGGCGACCGTAAGACGCATGCGGGATGATTTTTTGGATGCTCAGAGCCAATCGAATAATACTCAGTTGGGCTTTTGGGAAGCTAAACAAGATATGCTGGGTCAGGTGGAGCTAACATATATGGAACCATCTGACAATGGTCTTGCCAATATGATGACGCAATTCTGGGATGGATGGCAGGAGCTGAGCAAAAACCCAGAGAATTCCGCAGTGAGGGTCAGTTTGGTTCAAAATGCCAATGCTTTGGCAAGCGGAATCAATAAAGTACATTCCGACTTAACAAATATTGTTGAGAGCATTGAAGATTCGGCAGGAAAAACTGTGCAGGACATAAATACTAAACTAGATCAAATTGCCCAATTGAACGGACAAATCCGCAGCAGCCAGACGGGTAATCAGGCGCCTAATGACCTGCTGGATAAGCGGACATTGCTGATAGATCAGCTTTCCCAATTGGTGGGAATCCAGGTACAGCCCACAGAAAGTGGCATGGTGGACATCTATGTGGGCGGGCGGCCATTAGTATCCGGGACCGACTTTCAGGGACTGACATTAGACAGAAATGATGCCGGCATAGAGGTGAAATGGGCAGGTGCCCCAACTGAAGATCTTACTATCAGCGGTGGGAAGCTTAAGGGTCTGCTGGATGTACGCCAGGAAATTAAAGATACCTATTTGAATAATCTTGATACTTTGGCGGCTGTCCTAATTGATAAAGTTAACACGCTGCATCGTTCCGGGTTTGACTTAACCGATGATGTTGACAATACGGGCAATAATTTCTTCGAGTCATTGCCTTCACCGACACCTGATAATTATTCGGCGGCTGCCAATATTAAGGTGAGTGATCAGATATTAAATGACCCTGGGAAATTAGCTGCGGCATCTTTAGCTGACAGTGCCGGAGATGGCAGTATTGCCTTAGAAATTGCCCAACTTAAGCAGGCAGCAGTATTGAATGGCGATACTGCAACATTTGATGAATTCTATACGGATGATATTTCACGTTTAGGCGTCAATGCTCAAGAGGCCAATCGTATGGTGGAAAATATTGATGCAATGAAGCAGCAGCTGCAGGTGCGACAGGAGGCGGTGGCCGGGGTCTCCTTAGATGAAGAAATGACTAACTTAATGCAGTATCAGCATGCTTTTTCTGCAGCGGCCAAGGTGGTATCTGCCATTGATGAGATGCTTAACGTACTCATTAACCGGATGGGTTAG
- a CDS encoding flagellar protein FlaG, whose translation MDISSAAVGQPRLPEKRKIQGTQEVQKDKHKKSETQNKEGQPRQARQPGIKDNEFIAAIETANKSLKSYKTRFEFSIHEATKEIMVKVVNTETDEVIREIPPEKILDMVAKMWELAGIMVDEKV comes from the coding sequence ATGGACATCAGCAGTGCTGCTGTTGGTCAACCAAGATTGCCTGAAAAAAGAAAAATTCAGGGGACCCAGGAAGTTCAAAAGGATAAGCATAAAAAATCGGAAACCCAAAATAAAGAAGGGCAACCAAGACAAGCGAGACAACCTGGTATTAAGGACAATGAGTTTATTGCGGCTATTGAAACCGCCAATAAGTCTTTAAAATCTTATAAGACTAGGTTTGAGTTTTCCATTCATGAAGCTACAAAGGAAATTATGGTAAAGGTTGTTAATACTGAGACAGACGAGGTCATCCGTGAGATCCCGCCGGAGAAAATTTTAGATATGGTTGCTAAAATGTGGGAGCTTGCTGGAATTATGGTAGATGAAAAAGTTTAA
- the fliS gene encoding flagellar export chaperone FliS — protein MNSALNAYKKNQVQTISQEKLVLMLYDGAVKFTLNAIEALDDKDISRANENFIRCQDIILELMSGINWETGELAQSFYTIYEYMHHSLMQANIKKDKQIAVEVCGMARELRDVWSQMLGEAQGTKDYSTQKRNLSISG, from the coding sequence ATGAATTCGGCTTTAAATGCTTATAAAAAGAACCAGGTGCAGACAATTTCCCAGGAAAAACTGGTGCTGATGCTTTACGATGGGGCAGTTAAATTTACTTTAAATGCCATTGAAGCCTTGGATGATAAAGATATTAGCAGGGCAAATGAAAACTTTATTCGCTGCCAAGACATTATTCTGGAGTTGATGTCCGGCATTAACTGGGAAACAGGAGAGTTGGCCCAAAGCTTTTATACGATATATGAGTATATGCACCATTCTTTAATGCAGGCAAATATTAAAAAAGATAAGCAGATTGCGGTGGAAGTCTGTGGGATGGCACGAGAGTTGAGGGATGTTTGGTCACAAATGCTGGGTGAAGCTCAGGGAACTAAGGATTATAGCACTCAGAAAAGAAATTTAAGTATCAGCGGCTAA
- the flgM gene encoding flagellar biosynthesis anti-sigma factor FlgM, whose product MKIYDQSHLKLAKIYQQKAQERHNPQKTMHEEADRVEISQAAKELLGLTKKVMELPEVRQEKVASLKDSVQKGVYQVPVEALAAKMLQNINAKKGDS is encoded by the coding sequence ATGAAAATTTATGATCAGTCACATTTGAAGCTGGCAAAAATTTATCAACAAAAGGCGCAAGAACGGCATAACCCACAAAAAACAATGCACGAAGAGGCAGATAGGGTGGAAATATCACAAGCCGCCAAGGAATTACTGGGTTTGACAAAAAAAGTGATGGAACTTCCGGAAGTGCGGCAGGAGAAAGTTGCAAGTTTAAAAGATAGTGTGCAGAAGGGTGTTTACCAGGTTCCGGTGGAAGCTCTAGCGGCCAAGATGCTGCAGAATATTAACGCAAAGAAGGGTGATTCCTGA
- a CDS encoding carbon storage regulator produces MLILTRKKDQGVVINGGIEVFVAAIEGNKVKLGIKAPKEVSIIRSELMEAVKGENKAANDIGAVEIDFSAFKPQQD; encoded by the coding sequence ATGCTTATTTTAACCAGAAAGAAAGACCAAGGAGTTGTTATTAACGGCGGAATTGAAGTGTTTGTCGCAGCCATAGAGGGAAACAAGGTTAAGCTAGGGATTAAAGCGCCCAAGGAAGTATCTATTATTAGAAGCGAACTGATGGAAGCGGTTAAAGGTGAAAATAAAGCGGCCAACGATATTGGTGCCGTTGAAATAGATTTTTCAGCTTTCAAACCCCAACAGGATTAA
- a CDS encoding flagellar protein FlaG, whose product MFFKIPGIDNLVVNRIKERTSKQVVFQSEKTKIAEDKSQENKQNKQRKKRHYNKEDMEKAIRDLNELLAEKNTPLAFEMVEEKSRWHIRIIDTSKQKVLHVNVSPEKVMEMLTAVEKSTGAVIDETV is encoded by the coding sequence ATGTTTTTTAAGATACCAGGGATTGATAACCTGGTCGTCAACCGTATTAAAGAAAGAACCAGCAAACAGGTTGTCTTTCAGTCGGAGAAAACGAAGATAGCCGAAGATAAATCCCAGGAAAATAAACAAAATAAGCAAAGGAAAAAGCGGCACTACAATAAGGAAGACATGGAGAAGGCGATACGCGACCTTAATGAATTACTGGCAGAAAAGAACACGCCGCTGGCCTTTGAAATGGTTGAAGAAAAGAGCCGTTGGCATATAAGGATAATCGATACTTCGAAGCAGAAGGTATTACATGTTAATGTGTCTCCAGAAAAGGTAATGGAAATGCTGACGGCAGTTGAAAAATCAACCGGGGCAGTGATAGATGAAACCGTGTGA
- a CDS encoding flagellin, which yields MRINTNIAALNAYRQLSNANINTSKSLEKLSSGLRINRAGDDAAGLAISEKMRGQIRGLEQASRNAQNGISLIQTAEGGLNEVHSILQRMRELSDQSANGTNTAEDRKAIQDEVQALKDEIDRIGNTTEFNTQKLLNGNLQGGAITGSSSTNGAVVAKLDSASLSANMSTGSPGTYTAETINVDGTDITVDWQNLTSEQQAVIDGGMATGSSYTAKTAAKDLIISTINNAIDASGKNIDHVSGYVDAGTGDLTMESGSTGTDSNLTAGASGVLADVFGASATDAGTSVYNGATVSSVASADLEINGVLMEVTFGSDITNGDSMSNSATTIETAVNTSIDNYNTVSGKLAGEEGFIEHVTVTVGDNGAFSVNSESGSVQLQDRAGQTAVSDLGLSQAQTEATSNGGMTFQIGANRGQTISFGIQDMRTIALGIGNLDVSTAAGASQALDSIDGAIKNVSLQRSKMGAVQNRLEHTINNLNTSTQNMNAAESRIRDVDMATEMMKFTKSNILSQAATSMLAQANQLPQQVLQLLR from the coding sequence ATGAGAATTAACACTAACATTGCGGCTTTAAATGCTTATCGTCAATTAAGTAACGCCAACATCAACACGTCCAAGTCTTTGGAAAAGCTGTCGTCCGGTCTACGCATCAACCGTGCCGGTGATGACGCAGCAGGTCTAGCAATTTCAGAAAAGATGCGTGGTCAGATTCGCGGTTTAGAGCAGGCATCCAGGAACGCGCAAAATGGTATTTCCTTAATTCAAACTGCTGAGGGTGGCCTAAACGAGGTCCACTCCATCTTGCAGAGAATGAGAGAACTATCCGACCAGTCTGCCAACGGCACTAACACTGCTGAAGACCGTAAGGCTATCCAGGATGAGGTTCAAGCATTAAAAGATGAGATTGACCGCATTGGTAACACAACTGAATTTAACACTCAAAAGTTGTTAAACGGTAACCTGCAGGGGGGAGCCATTACCGGTTCCAGCAGCACAAACGGGGCAGTTGTAGCCAAGCTTGATTCCGCTTCTCTAAGTGCGAATATGTCTACTGGTAGCCCTGGTACTTATACAGCAGAAACTATCAATGTTGACGGTACCGACATCACTGTTGACTGGCAGAACCTTACCAGCGAACAACAAGCCGTGATTGACGGCGGTATGGCGACTGGTTCCAGCTACACCGCTAAGACAGCAGCTAAGGATCTAATTATTAGTACCATTAACAATGCCATAGATGCCTCTGGTAAGAACATTGACCACGTGAGCGGCTACGTTGATGCTGGCACCGGTGATTTGACTATGGAAAGCGGCAGCACAGGCACTGATTCTAACTTGACCGCCGGGGCTAGTGGTGTGTTAGCAGATGTATTCGGTGCTTCAGCTACTGACGCCGGGACGAGTGTTTATAATGGTGCTACTGTCAGCAGTGTTGCATCCGCGGATCTTGAAATAAATGGCGTTCTAATGGAAGTAACCTTTGGTTCTGACATAACCAATGGCGACTCGATGAGCAACTCCGCCACTACCATCGAAACTGCTGTTAATACCTCGATAGATAACTATAATACTGTTAGCGGCAAACTAGCAGGTGAAGAGGGCTTTATTGAGCATGTAACAGTAACTGTAGGTGACAACGGCGCGTTTAGCGTTAACAGTGAAAGCGGTTCCGTACAATTACAGGACCGCGCCGGTCAAACTGCGGTATCAGACCTTGGTCTCAGTCAAGCTCAGACAGAAGCGACCAGCAATGGCGGCATGACTTTCCAAATAGGGGCGAACCGCGGCCAAACTATTTCGTTTGGAATTCAAGATATGCGTACTATCGCACTGGGTATTGGTAATTTGGATGTTTCAACAGCGGCGGGCGCATCTCAAGCATTAGATTCCATTGATGGTGCCATTAAGAACGTTTCACTGCAGCGCAGTAAAATGGGTGCCGTTCAAAACCGGTTGGAACATACCATTAACAACCTGAACACTTCCACCCAGAACATGAATGCTGCAGAATCCCGTATCCGCGACGTGGATATGGCTACCGAAATGATGAAGTTTACAAAGAGTAATATTCTCAGCCAGGCTGCCACTTCCATGTTGGCTCAGGCGAACCAACTACCGCAGCAGGTGCTGCAGTTATTACGTTAG
- the fliW gene encoding flagellar assembly protein FliW → MKVISKRFGELEVDQNAVINFEEGLLGFNSAKQFVLLDVPENPLFKWLQSVDSAEVTFLLVDPFVIKKDYSVKLDDTFLKELEIENKEQVLIYTIVTIPAGGFINATTNLIGPLLINWQRKQGKQIVLEDENLHVRQPLFNPRNKPATSQAAQCGG, encoded by the coding sequence ATGAAAGTGATTTCGAAACGTTTTGGAGAATTAGAAGTCGATCAGAACGCAGTAATTAATTTCGAGGAAGGACTGCTGGGGTTTAATTCTGCAAAGCAGTTCGTGCTGCTGGATGTTCCCGAAAATCCGTTGTTTAAATGGCTGCAATCGGTGGATAGTGCTGAGGTAACATTTTTATTGGTGGATCCTTTCGTGATTAAAAAGGACTATTCGGTAAAACTTGACGATACTTTTCTTAAGGAACTGGAAATTGAAAACAAAGAGCAGGTATTGATATACACCATTGTCACCATACCTGCAGGGGGCTTTATAAATGCCACCACTAATCTGATAGGGCCGTTGCTTATTAACTGGCAGCGAAAACAAGGGAAACAAATAGTGCTTGAAGACGAGAATCTTCATGTGAGACAACCGCTGTTTAACCCAAGAAATAAGCCCGCCACTTCTCAGGCAGCCCAATGTGGAGGTTAA